From a region of the Candidatus Azobacteroides pseudotrichonymphae genomovar. CFP2 genome:
- the alr gene encoding alanine racemase, with the protein MLCREKIDDYTILEVNLKAIIDNFNYFRSLLKRDTKIICMVKANGYGIGSYELSKTLQNNGADILAVALADEGVYLRKKGIHLPILVMNTEKYSLNKIFQYNLHPCIYNQNILDATIVETKKQDILHYPIHLKIDTGMHRFGFNPEEIPDVAKILKNQNNVFVQSIFSHLAATADPFLDYFTNQQIKLFIYLSKQLEQLLGYQCQRHILNSAGIERFPDAQFDMVRLGIGLYGISVCTFSHTMGKDRPYGVKPVAVLKTRILQIREIKKGETVGYNRNGILDRDSFVACLPVGYADGLNRHLGNRCCQVFIGGHLCPIIGNICMDSCIIDITDITNKKIVEGDEVEIFGKHITINFLAKKLQTIPYEILTSISQRVKRVYVKI; encoded by the coding sequence ATGCTTTGCAGAGAGAAGATAGATGATTATACTATACTTGAAGTTAATCTTAAGGCTATAATTGATAATTTCAATTATTTTCGCTCTTTATTGAAACGTGATACGAAAATCATTTGTATGGTCAAAGCTAATGGGTATGGAATAGGGTCCTACGAATTATCAAAAACCTTACAAAATAATGGAGCCGACATTTTGGCAGTCGCCTTGGCAGATGAGGGGGTCTATCTTCGAAAAAAGGGGATTCATTTACCTATATTGGTGATGAATACTGAAAAATATTCATTAAACAAAATATTCCAATACAACCTTCATCCATGTATATATAACCAAAATATACTCGATGCAACTATTGTTGAAACAAAAAAGCAAGATATTCTACACTATCCAATCCATCTAAAAATAGACACTGGGATGCATCGTTTTGGGTTTAATCCCGAGGAAATTCCGGATGTAGCTAAAATTCTTAAAAATCAAAATAATGTTTTTGTACAGTCTATATTTTCTCATCTTGCTGCAACTGCAGATCCCTTTCTGGATTATTTTACTAATCAACAGATAAAATTATTTATTTATTTGTCTAAGCAATTGGAACAATTGTTAGGTTATCAATGTCAACGACATATTCTTAATTCTGCTGGTATAGAACGTTTTCCTGATGCCCAATTTGATATGGTACGTTTGGGAATCGGATTATATGGAATTTCTGTTTGTACTTTTTCGCATACTATGGGGAAAGATAGGCCATATGGTGTAAAACCCGTTGCAGTACTTAAAACTCGTATATTGCAAATACGAGAAATAAAAAAAGGAGAAACTGTAGGATATAATCGTAACGGTATATTAGATAGAGACTCGTTCGTCGCTTGCCTTCCAGTTGGTTATGCCGATGGATTAAATCGTCATTTAGGAAACCGTTGCTGTCAAGTTTTCATTGGTGGACACTTGTGTCCTATTATCGGAAATATTTGTATGGATAGTTGCATTATAGATATTACGGACATTACAAACAAAAAAATTGTGGAAGGAGATGAGGTTGAGATTTTCGGTAAACATATAACTATTAATTTTTTAGCTAAAAAGCTCCAAACCATTCCTTACGAAATATTAACATCTATTTCTCAACGAGTTAAAAGAGTATATGTCAAGATATAA
- the ftsY gene encoding signal recognition particle-docking protein FtsY, with translation MSFLSFFPKDKEKKKSLAEGLLKTRESLFRKIARSVAGKSKIDRELLDNLEEILIDSDMGVKTTLQIIERIENRTIRGRYANIDELTPILIEEIVSMLQDNDVEEVEDFVIPDSKKPYVIMVVGVNGVGKTTTIGKLAYHFKKKDKRIFLGAADTFRAAAVEQLNVWSERVGVPIVKQRMGADPASVVHDTLTSAIANNADIVIIDTAGRLHNKIGLMNELTKIKNVIKKIIPYAPHEILLVLDSSTGQNAYNQAEKFSKATEITSLAITKLDGTAKGGVVVGISNQLQVPVKYIGIGERLEDLQIFRKREFVNSLFGS, from the coding sequence ATGAGTTTTTTAAGTTTTTTCCCAAAAGACAAGGAAAAGAAAAAAAGTTTGGCTGAGGGTCTATTAAAAACCAGAGAAAGTCTATTTAGAAAGATAGCAAGATCCGTTGCTGGTAAATCCAAAATAGATAGAGAGTTACTTGATAATCTGGAAGAAATATTAATAGATTCAGATATGGGTGTCAAGACAACATTGCAAATTATTGAGAGGATAGAAAATAGAACCATACGAGGTAGATATGCTAATATTGATGAATTAACACCTATTCTCATAGAAGAAATTGTTTCTATGCTACAGGACAATGATGTGGAGGAAGTGGAAGACTTTGTAATTCCCGATAGTAAAAAACCTTATGTCATCATGGTAGTAGGTGTTAATGGCGTGGGGAAAACGACTACTATTGGCAAATTAGCTTATCATTTTAAAAAGAAAGATAAAAGAATTTTTTTGGGAGCTGCTGATACATTTCGAGCTGCCGCTGTGGAACAATTAAATGTTTGGAGTGAACGTGTTGGTGTCCCTATTGTGAAACAGAGAATGGGTGCTGATCCTGCTTCTGTAGTTCATGATACATTAACATCAGCAATTGCCAACAATGCTGATATAGTTATCATTGATACGGCTGGACGCCTTCATAACAAGATTGGTTTGATGAATGAATTAACTAAGATCAAAAATGTTATAAAAAAAATAATTCCTTATGCTCCTCATGAAATATTATTAGTATTGGATAGTTCAACTGGACAAAATGCATACAATCAGGCAGAAAAATTTTCTAAAGCAACTGAAATAACATCCTTAGCAATTACTAAATTGGATGGAACAGCAAAAGGGGGCGTAGTTGTAGGTATTTCAAACCAATTGCAAGTTCCAGTAAAATATATTGGAATTGGAGAAAGATTGGAAGACTTGCAAATTTTTAGAAAAAGGGAATTTGTTAATTCTTTATTTGGGAGCTAG
- a CDS encoding DUF4295 domain-containing protein has product MAKKTIAGYREKTEGRSYSKVIKMLKSSKTGAYIFKEEIIPNEAVKDFFK; this is encoded by the coding sequence ATGGCAAAAAAAACTATTGCAGGATATCGTGAAAAAACTGAAGGCCGTTCTTATTCGAAAGTGATTAAAATGCTTAAATCTTCTAAAACAGGGGCATATATTTTTAAGGAAGAAATAATTCCGAACGAAGCTGTAAAAGATTTTTTCAAATAA
- the rpmG gene encoding 50S ribosomal protein L33, producing MAKKVKGNRVQVVLECAEHKESGLPGTSRYITTKNKKNTTTRLELKKYNPILKKMTLHKEIK from the coding sequence ATGGCAAAAAAGGTAAAGGGGAACAGAGTACAAGTAGTTTTGGAGTGTGCAGAACATAAAGAAAGTGGTTTGCCAGGTACTTCTCGTTATATTACTACGAAGAATAAAAAAAACACAACAACTAGATTGGAACTTAAAAAATACAATCCCATCTTAAAAAAGATGACTCTTCATAAAGAGATCAAATAA
- the rpmB gene encoding 50S ribosomal protein L28 yields MSRICQITRKKSMKGNSVAHSNHKTRRKFNVNFFSKRFYWVEKDCWIKLNISANGLRTINKIGLDAAIKQASKKGYLIIQ; encoded by the coding sequence ATGTCAAGAATTTGTCAAATTACAAGGAAAAAATCGATGAAGGGGAATAGTGTTGCCCATTCTAACCATAAAACGAGAAGAAAATTTAATGTTAATTTTTTTTCTAAAAGATTCTATTGGGTAGAAAAGGATTGCTGGATAAAACTTAATATCTCTGCTAATGGTTTACGAACGATAAATAAAATTGGGTTAGATGCGGCTATTAAACAGGCGTCTAAGAAAGGTTATTTAATTATACAATAG
- a CDS encoding 4-hydroxy-3-methylbut-2-enyl diphosphate reductase, giving the protein MKTIEIDCDSGFCFGVMSAIQRAEKELITNDELYCLGDIVHNSQEVVRLQKKGLKIINHEELGRIYNKKVLFRAHGEPPSTYEVANQNSIHIIDATCPVVLQLQKKIQKIYQSFANTKSQIVLFGRSKHAEVSALVGQTNGNAIVIESKNDIQQIDFAKNIYLFSQTTMFVDDFKEIVKEIENKIIHPIIFSSFNTICHQMVNRINHIRKFAVQHNLLLFVAGDNSSNGTILFNECRRANLNTYLISDEKDIQSEWFNGIKSVGICGATSTPKWLMEKIALSLIPFH; this is encoded by the coding sequence ATGAAAACAATTGAGATAGACTGTGATTCTGGATTTTGTTTTGGAGTAATGAGTGCGATTCAAAGAGCTGAAAAAGAATTGATAACTAATGATGAATTGTATTGTCTGGGTGATATTGTTCATAATAGTCAGGAAGTAGTTAGGCTACAAAAGAAAGGACTAAAAATTATTAATCACGAAGAATTAGGTAGGATATACAATAAAAAAGTATTATTTCGTGCACATGGTGAACCACCTTCTACTTACGAAGTAGCCAATCAAAATAGTATTCATATTATAGATGCTACTTGCCCAGTTGTATTACAACTACAAAAAAAGATTCAGAAGATATATCAATCGTTTGCCAACACAAAATCACAGATTGTGCTATTTGGTAGGTCCAAACATGCTGAAGTGAGTGCTCTTGTAGGACAAACCAATGGGAATGCAATTGTAATTGAAAGTAAAAATGACATTCAACAGATAGATTTTGCTAAAAATATTTATCTGTTTTCGCAAACTACTATGTTTGTGGATGATTTTAAAGAGATTGTTAAAGAAATAGAAAATAAAATAATTCATCCAATAATATTCTCTTCGTTCAATACAATTTGTCACCAGATGGTGAATCGGATAAATCATATTCGTAAGTTTGCTGTACAACACAATCTTCTACTATTTGTAGCAGGGGATAATAGTTCTAATGGTACGATATTATTCAACGAGTGCAGAAGAGCTAATTTGAATACTTATCTTATTTCTGATGAAAAAGATATTCAATCTGAATGGTTCAATGGAATCAAATCAGTAGGTATTTGCGGAGCTACTTCTACACCCAAGTGGTTGATGGAAAAGATTGCTTTATCGCTAATCCCATTTCATTGA
- the der gene encoding ribosome biogenesis GTPase Der — protein MNNIVAIVGRPNVGKSTLFNRLTQSHQAIVDEEEGTTRDRQYSKVEWCGQIFSIIDTGGWVLNSDDIFEEEINKQVQIAIEEADIILFLVDVIHGTTDLDQQIAALLRREKKLVILVSNKADNYKLYAQSAEFYALGLGDPYNVSAINGSGTGELLDYLISNFTKKVDNKPEITIPAIAIVGKPNVGKSSLINALTNEERNIVTNIAGTTRDSIYTLYDKFGLKFYLVDTAGICKKKKVEENSEYYSIIRAIRSIESSDICILLIDATQCIMAQDINIFSIIQKNEKGLIIVVNKWDLIQNKNPKTIYTFENAIRQRTAPFTDVPIIFSSAQTKKRIYKILQVAKEVYDIRQIKIPTSQLNRILLPIIAKTPPPINKGKVVRIKYVTQLTNTIIPSFVFFCNLPKWIKTPYKRFLENQMRKNWKLTGTPINIFMREK, from the coding sequence ATGAATAATATAGTAGCAATTGTTGGTCGTCCCAATGTAGGTAAATCAACCTTATTTAACCGTTTGACGCAAAGTCACCAAGCTATTGTGGATGAGGAGGAAGGTACAACTCGAGACCGCCAATACAGTAAGGTAGAATGGTGTGGTCAAATTTTTTCTATCATTGACACAGGAGGATGGGTGTTGAATTCCGATGACATTTTTGAAGAAGAAATCAATAAACAAGTTCAAATTGCCATTGAAGAAGCTGATATTATTTTATTTTTAGTAGACGTTATTCATGGAACAACTGATTTAGACCAACAAATAGCTGCTCTACTTCGCAGAGAAAAAAAACTAGTTATTCTTGTCTCCAATAAGGCTGATAACTATAAACTTTATGCTCAATCAGCAGAGTTTTATGCACTTGGATTAGGCGATCCCTACAATGTATCTGCAATTAATGGTTCGGGGACAGGAGAATTATTAGACTACCTTATTTCTAATTTTACTAAAAAAGTCGATAATAAACCAGAAATCACAATTCCGGCTATTGCAATTGTCGGAAAACCTAATGTTGGCAAATCTTCTCTCATTAATGCCCTTACAAATGAAGAACGAAATATTGTTACAAACATTGCAGGAACTACTCGAGATTCAATTTATACACTTTATGATAAATTTGGATTGAAGTTTTATCTAGTAGATACCGCCGGAATCTGCAAGAAAAAAAAGGTAGAAGAAAATTCCGAATACTACTCCATCATACGAGCCATTCGTTCTATTGAAAGTTCGGACATTTGTATCTTGCTAATTGATGCTACACAATGTATTATGGCCCAAGATATCAATATTTTTTCTATAATACAAAAAAATGAGAAAGGCCTAATAATAGTAGTCAATAAATGGGATTTGATTCAAAACAAAAACCCAAAGACTATATACACTTTTGAAAACGCCATTCGTCAACGAACTGCTCCTTTTACAGATGTTCCCATTATTTTTTCTTCAGCACAAACTAAAAAACGAATATATAAAATATTACAGGTTGCCAAAGAAGTCTATGATATTCGTCAAATTAAAATTCCTACATCTCAATTGAATAGGATTTTGCTTCCAATAATAGCAAAAACACCACCTCCCATTAATAAAGGTAAAGTAGTACGAATAAAATATGTTACGCAGCTTACAAATACAATTATTCCAAGCTTTGTTTTCTTTTGCAATCTTCCTAAATGGATAAAAACTCCTTACAAACGATTTCTCGAAAACCAAATGCGAAAAAATTGGAAACTAACTGGAACTCCTATTAATATTTTTATGCGAGAAAAATAG
- a CDS encoding viroplasmin family protein codes for MVWEGIEPGIYETWNECKKQIDRFNRPLYKSFFSCEEAEEAYKSDPKLYIRRKICKKKDTLNEIDYHSLSVDAACSGNPGNMEYRGVYTKTKEEVFHSGPFQEGTNNIGEFLAIVHGLIWLKQQKFSMPIYSDSKIAIIWVQNKKCRTKLELCKNNKPIFDLIERAEKWLKNNSYITRILKWNTKKWGEIFADFNRKK; via the coding sequence GTGGTCTGGGAAGGAATTGAACCAGGCATTTATGAAACATGGAATGAGTGTAAAAAACAAATAGATAGATTTAATAGACCATTATATAAATCTTTCTTTTCATGTGAAGAAGCTGAAGAAGCATATAAGTCTGATCCCAAACTTTATATAAGAAGAAAGATATGCAAGAAAAAAGATACACTAAATGAAATTGACTACCATAGTTTGTCTGTAGACGCAGCTTGTAGTGGCAACCCGGGAAATATGGAATATCGAGGTGTTTACACAAAAACAAAAGAAGAAGTGTTTCATTCAGGACCATTCCAAGAAGGGACTAATAATATAGGGGAATTTCTCGCAATTGTACATGGTTTGATATGGCTCAAACAACAAAAATTTTCTATGCCTATTTATTCCGATAGTAAAATCGCTATCATATGGGTTCAAAATAAAAAATGTCGAACTAAATTAGAGCTTTGTAAAAATAATAAACCAATCTTTGATCTGATTGAAAGAGCGGAAAAATGGTTGAAAAATAACAGCTATATAACTCGTATCCTTAAATGGAATACTAAAAAATGGGGCGAGATTTTTGCAGATTTTAATAGGAAAAAATAA
- the priA gene encoding replication restart helicase PriA has translation MYIEVILPLPLNGTFTYFVPTEMESQIMIGSLVVVGFGEYNKYHRGLVLCIEQILPSTINVEKIKPILSVESSRPAIRQSQLRFWQWISNYYLCTLGNVFKTALPSSFHMKEKQSERCKIIPQPFSKLNELQKKIFDQIVENFQKKDVCLLHKNISLGEIEIYIHLIERTLKQNRQVLYLLPEIALTRQITNHLKQFFGEQLDVYHSKVNLNKRMEIWNNLLSDKQYQIILGVHSSIFLPFKNLGLIIIDEEHDSSYKQQKIAPYYHARNAAIVLATIHNSKVILGSATPSIESFYNVQIDKYSYINSNEYLKKTKPLPIISIDVKELKRKRKMKTIFSPLLIEHMKQKLKNGEQVILFQNRRGFAPCIFCKACNWTPKCHFCDINLTYHKESDRLTCHYCGRNYLLPNKCFRCGNLNLQSIGYGTEKVEEEVQVLFPGASVARMDLDTTKVKKSLKKTISNFESGQIQILIGTQIIYKGLNINKVGLIGILDVDTLMNFPDFRAYERTYQLILQMVEKVKRQRTQGELILQTSHPNHPLIKIVLQQNYKGMYDMQIEERILFKYPPFSRLIHILLYHKREELLCKVSDKYVHLLQEKLGDRVVGHDKPIVGKIKGLYIRKILLKIEVNASSIALRKILEGIHTKILKTAGLRRVIIHYDVDPI, from the coding sequence TTGTATATAGAAGTTATTTTACCGTTACCTCTAAATGGTACATTCACTTACTTTGTGCCTACTGAAATGGAATCACAAATTATGATTGGCAGCTTAGTGGTGGTTGGCTTTGGAGAGTACAACAAATATCACCGTGGATTAGTTTTATGTATTGAACAAATTCTACCTTCGACTATCAATGTAGAAAAGATAAAGCCAATACTATCAGTGGAAAGTTCTCGACCTGCTATTCGACAATCACAACTACGTTTCTGGCAATGGATTTCGAATTATTATTTATGTACTTTAGGTAATGTTTTTAAAACAGCACTACCTTCATCTTTTCATATGAAAGAAAAACAATCGGAAAGATGCAAAATAATACCACAACCATTCTCTAAATTGAATGAACTGCAGAAAAAGATATTTGACCAAATTGTGGAAAACTTTCAAAAAAAAGATGTATGTCTTTTACATAAAAATATTTCTTTGGGAGAAATAGAAATTTATATTCATCTTATCGAAAGAACTTTGAAACAAAACAGGCAAGTATTGTATCTTTTACCAGAAATTGCTTTAACAAGACAAATCACTAACCATTTAAAACAGTTCTTTGGTGAACAACTAGATGTTTACCATTCAAAAGTAAATTTGAATAAACGAATGGAAATTTGGAATAATCTTTTAAGTGACAAGCAATATCAGATTATATTAGGAGTTCATTCTTCCATATTTTTACCCTTTAAAAATTTAGGACTAATCATTATAGATGAAGAACATGACTCAAGCTATAAACAACAAAAAATTGCTCCTTATTATCATGCTCGCAATGCAGCTATTGTTTTAGCAACTATACACAATTCTAAAGTAATTCTGGGAAGTGCTACTCCTTCAATAGAATCGTTCTATAATGTTCAAATAGATAAATATAGTTATATCAATTCAAATGAATATTTAAAGAAAACCAAACCATTACCTATTATTTCAATAGATGTAAAAGAATTGAAACGGAAAAGGAAAATGAAAACTATCTTTTCTCCCTTGCTCATAGAACACATGAAACAAAAATTAAAAAATGGGGAACAGGTGATTTTATTCCAAAATCGGCGAGGCTTTGCACCATGTATTTTTTGCAAAGCTTGTAATTGGACTCCTAAATGTCATTTTTGCGATATTAATCTTACTTATCATAAAGAGAGTGATCGACTAACTTGCCATTATTGTGGAAGGAACTATTTATTACCTAACAAATGCTTTAGGTGTGGTAATCTTAATTTACAATCAATCGGTTATGGAACAGAAAAGGTAGAAGAAGAAGTCCAGGTACTTTTCCCTGGTGCATCAGTTGCTCGCATGGATCTTGATACGACTAAGGTGAAGAAATCTTTAAAAAAAACTATTTCCAATTTCGAAAGTGGACAAATACAAATTCTAATCGGAACACAAATAATTTATAAAGGATTGAATATAAATAAAGTTGGCTTAATTGGTATACTTGATGTTGATACTTTAATGAATTTTCCGGATTTTAGAGCATATGAACGAACCTACCAACTAATATTGCAAATGGTAGAAAAGGTGAAAAGACAGCGAACTCAAGGCGAACTCATACTCCAAACTTCTCATCCAAATCATCCATTGATTAAAATAGTTTTACAACAAAACTATAAAGGAATGTATGATATGCAAATAGAAGAACGAATACTATTTAAATACCCACCATTTTCTCGATTAATACATATTCTGCTTTATCACAAAAGGGAAGAATTACTTTGCAAAGTATCTGACAAGTATGTTCATTTATTGCAAGAAAAACTAGGAGATAGAGTAGTGGGTCATGACAAACCTATAGTGGGAAAAATAAAAGGTCTTTATATTCGGAAAATACTTTTGAAAATTGAAGTCAACGCTTCATCGATTGCTTTGCGTAAGATACTAGAAGGAATTCACACAAAAATACTTAAGACAGCAGGCCTTAGGCGTGTTATCATCCATTATGATGTGGATCCTATATAA
- the pth gene encoding aminoacyl-tRNA hydrolase — MKYLVAGLGNVGQKYENSRHNIGFMILDALAKASSVVFTDKCYGAIASLKLKNKCLFLLKPSTYMNLSGNAIRYWLQKENIYSENLLILVDDLSLPFGSLRLKTKGSDGGHNGLKNIQYTLRTKYYNRLRFGIGNNFPSGCQINYVLDNFTKEEKKHLSERIEKAIEIVYSFCLSGSEITMNLFNK, encoded by the coding sequence ATGAAATATTTAGTTGCAGGGCTAGGTAATGTTGGACAAAAATATGAAAATAGTCGTCATAACATTGGTTTTATGATATTAGATGCTTTAGCTAAAGCATCCAGTGTTGTTTTTACAGACAAGTGTTATGGTGCTATAGCATCATTAAAATTGAAAAACAAATGTCTTTTTTTACTTAAGCCTTCTACTTACATGAATTTAAGTGGGAATGCCATTCGTTACTGGCTACAAAAAGAAAATATATATTCAGAAAATTTACTTATACTGGTAGACGACCTGTCTTTGCCATTTGGTTCTTTACGTCTCAAAACTAAAGGTAGTGATGGCGGACACAATGGATTAAAGAATATTCAATATACTTTGAGAACAAAGTATTACAATCGTTTGCGTTTTGGTATCGGTAATAATTTTCCATCGGGTTGTCAAATTAATTATGTACTAGATAATTTCACAAAAGAAGAGAAAAAACATCTCTCCGAGAGAATTGAGAAGGCAATAGAAATAGTCTATAGTTTTTGTCTTTCTGGATCAGAAATAACAATGAATTTGTTTAATAAATAA
- a CDS encoding 50S ribosomal protein L25/general stress protein Ctc: MKTFQLKGFRRDFLGKKAVKAYRKESLIPCVLYGGNENVIHFNVFRENLRKLVYTPDVFIVNLCIEEKLYLSILKEIQFHPVNDEILHVDFLRIFKNKPVIIEIPVVLEGLAEGIKAGGKLCSEMRKLKVKGFYKDFPERLVINVENLELGKTIQVGKLSFDNLELLNAKDNVVASVKLTRTARSTVSQ; the protein is encoded by the coding sequence ATGAAAACATTTCAATTAAAAGGATTTAGGAGGGATTTTCTTGGTAAAAAAGCGGTAAAAGCGTATCGTAAAGAATCGTTGATTCCATGTGTGTTATATGGTGGTAATGAAAATGTAATACATTTTAATGTTTTTAGAGAAAATCTTCGTAAGTTGGTATACACTCCCGATGTATTTATTGTAAATTTGTGCATTGAAGAGAAGTTGTATCTTTCTATTTTGAAGGAGATACAATTTCATCCGGTGAATGATGAAATATTGCATGTGGATTTTTTACGAATATTTAAAAATAAACCTGTGATTATTGAGATACCAGTCGTATTGGAAGGTTTAGCAGAAGGGATAAAAGCAGGCGGAAAACTTTGTAGTGAAATGCGGAAATTGAAAGTCAAAGGGTTTTATAAAGATTTTCCTGAAAGATTGGTAATTAATGTGGAAAATTTAGAATTGGGTAAAACTATTCAAGTGGGAAAGTTGTCTTTCGATAACTTAGAACTGTTAAATGCAAAAGATAATGTGGTAGCGTCTGTTAAATTAACTCGTACCGCTCGTAGTACTGTTTCCCAGTAA
- a CDS encoding F0F1 ATP synthase subunit epsilon, protein MILNILSPEKILYEGKVELVTLPGINGAFTVLDRHAPIISTLNKGYIIYQISGESVSVNIEGGFVEKKGDIITICIE, encoded by the coding sequence ATGATATTAAATATTCTGTCTCCTGAGAAAATCCTTTATGAAGGGAAAGTTGAGCTTGTTACTTTACCTGGGATAAATGGGGCATTTACGGTCCTTGATAGGCACGCTCCTATTATTTCTACTTTGAACAAAGGGTATATAATTTATCAGATATCTGGGGAAAGTGTATCAGTAAATATTGAAGGAGGATTTGTTGAGAAGAAAGGTGACATAATAACAATTTGTATTGAGTAA